Below is a window of Populus alba chromosome 2, ASM523922v2, whole genome shotgun sequence DNA.
ATTATAGAAGAAAGACgaagaaatattaattacatcacattattttatgaattttattgactttaataatttttttattttaaattaatttttaattatataataaaaacgaATTAAATGACAAgacatcataaaaattaataaaaaaaaatcaagataaaaagaaaaaaaaaggatatttaaAGCCACATTACATTGcgggttgaacaaaaaaaaaattgaaaataaaaaattatctaaaatataagaaacttTTAGTATTGTTGTTAAAGTTGTTCAGCGAGTAAACTTTTCAACTTttgtaatttaactttttatctaattcaagtttcaattaaattatgtgaaaataattttgatatgattcAGTCAACTTAATgggtttaaaaaacaatctagaTGACcagtaaaaacatgatttgaccttaaaaaaattaaaataatatttttttttaatattgaaataataatatattgaatcgaCCTGGATTTCATGGATTCACTCGTCAAACACACAATCTAGATCATGgactttaataattttaatagctTATAAAATCTACAATTAATCAAATctctataaattataaagaaaacaagattaaaaaaacactgaaactaaagaagaagaagaagaagaagaaaaagaagatatgAATAGTgcatttcaccttttttttttaattttaattttaaattaggtttaactttttaaatttagtgcTTGTTTATTATTGTAGTAGCAGttacttttaaaaatgtttttcacttagaaatatattgataaatttttttattttaaaaaatttatttttgatattagcatattaaatcatctgaaaacatctaaaaaataatttgaaataaataaaattcattttattttaaaaatatttttgagatgcAAATCTTGTTTTGGTATGAAATATCAAGCTAGCATATAGATATTATGGAAGGATAATTTgattactaattatttttattaatttagaaaaatcttACAAGGACCTCAACCGAtaaagtttaatatatttttgtaaaagcttgtttttacttaaaaattaatatctaaaaaaaataccataaaaattcTAACAAACCTATTTCCATCCTCGACATCctctaatcttttttaaaaataaaaattaaacaaatttcaaggattttaaaatattttttatgatatcattGGAGATGAAATTCACGTCCATTAAGTTTCCCTCTAACAATAcaaataaaccaaaaataaatattgctggtggttttcttagatttttttacaaCTCTCCCTCGAGactaattatgaaataaaaaattaaacccaaCGAACCAAATTATAGTTCTATGCCCCTTTTGTGGCCAAGGgctatgtttctttcttgatGTCAATTTGGTCCATCTattctcaattgtttttttttgttttttgaaaaagctAAAATTTAATCTTGTAAAATTGTTCATTAATTTGACGCTCGAATATTTTACAGCATGAGATTCAGGAGAGAtgaacacagaaaaaaaaaaaaagagtatatgAAATCATGGAAAACAAAACTTGGAAGGATTGAGTTGAAATGAAAAGAAGTTTactgcaaaaacaaatttgtatttagaaaatatttgagtatataataataattgttttttaaaatattttttatttaaaaaatatattaaaataatatttttttattttaaaaaaaattatttttaataacaatatataaaaaataaaatataaattaattttaaataaaataaaatttaccttTATTTAAATCACATAATCAAAAGCTTAATTTAGATCTTCATGTAGTTCGATGTCGAGAACCAACAGTTAAAAACACCACATAACATTATATCTATagccatatttgtttttttattttttatgttttaaaaatatttaattttaatttttttctttaaattaatttttaaatatttttagatcattttgatgtgttgatgtaaaaaataattttaaaaaataaaaaaaatattattttaatatatttccaaataaaaaaatactttaaaaataattaaaatcacatttccaaacactcCTTTACTTTACTTTACTTTACTTTACTTTACTTTAGGATATCTGTTTAACCCTCCAACATTTGGCATTTCAATACCGAATTTTACaatgttttatgaattttataagaGAACGATTTGTAATTTTGCAAAATTATAGACCATCAATCAGTCATCCAACAGccactcaaaaataaataaataaaaaatcaaattaccaCACATTTCGGTAATAGAAAATCTAAATTTACCAACACAAAACTTAATATTCATGAAAgtcataattatattaagaaaaaaagatataattcagatggcaaaaaaaaaaaaaatcaaaatcgaaGCTCATAATTAATGACTCGGACCTTCTCTTAATTTTTGGCTTTTtaagtataattttaaatttatattacacGTTGACGTAATATTAGtagaaataaacaatataatttttaaagtttagaccgaaagatataaatcaaaatgtgaaaaaaaaaaaaattgctaccACCACCTCGGAAATAGCCTGGAAGTGAACGGCTGTCCACTCCGATCGTGATttcaaaggaataaaaaaaatcattacagtAAGGCATCCGAACTTCGAATCCCCAGATTACCCGCCACTAAACCGCATTATTACCATCGGTCAGTCATCATATCACCCCGTTAAAGTTCCCTAATTGGCTAATTCATTAGAGAATGCAGGGCAATACTGTCACACAAATGTCAAAACCTGACTTTTCCACGAGACAGAAAAACCCAAAACGCGATCTAAATCTCAAAGCCActgagctctctctctctctcactgttCTCTTCATTTCGATTTCTCTGTTATGCACTTCACTGTCTCCTCTCCAAGCCATGGAatctaaaacaacaaaacaagccCTAACATTCCCTCTCCAGATCCGAGCTCACTGAGTCACGGACCTCACTCACCTTCCTGACTCGGGAATGGCTTCCTCGGAAGCCGATTCCCGGTTAAGCCAAGTGGTATGCCCTGCTTTAGAAAAAATCGTCAAAAACGCATCGTGGCGTAAACACTCGAAACTAGCACACGAATGCAAATCCGTCCTCGAGATTCTCACTTCTCGAAAACCCCAACAACAACCTCCTCCGACTTCCCCGTCCGACGACTCCTCATCCGAATCCTCTCTCCCTGGTCCACTCCACGACGGCGGGTCCATCGAGTACTCCCTCGCCGAATCTGAATCTATCCTCAGCCCTCTGATCAACGCGTGCAACACTCAATTCCTCAAGATCGTCGATCCAGCCGTTGATTGCATCCAGAAATTGATCGCGCATGGGTACCTACGTGGGGAGGCGGACTCCACTGGAGGTACTGAAGCGAAATTGCTAAATAAGTTGATTGAATCTGTGTGTAAATGTTATGATTTAGGGGATGATGGTGTTGAATTGCTGGTTTTGAAAACCCTATTATCAGCCGTTACGTCGATTTCGTTGAGAATTCATGGAGATTGTTTGTTACAAATAGTGAGAACTTGTTATGACATTTATTTAGGAAGTAAAAATGTAATTAATCAAACGACGGCGAAAGCGTCTTTGATTCAAATGTTAGTTATTGTGTTTAGGAGAATGGAGGCTGATTCTTCGACGGTTCCGGTTCAGCCGATTGTTGTGGCTGAATTAATGGCACCAGTGGAGAAAACGGATGTGGATGGGTCAATGGGGGTGTTTGTTCAAGGTTTTATAACGAAAATTATGCAGGATATAGATGGGGTTCTTAATCCGGGGACACCCAGTAAGTCTTCGATGACAGTGGCACATGATGGGGCTTTCGAGACCACTACTGGTACGGTGGAGAGTACAAATCCGGCAGATTTGCTTGATTCGACGGATAAGGATATGTTAGATGCCAAATATTGGGAAATTAGTATGTATAAGACGGCTTTGGAAGGCAGGAAAGGGGAGTTGGCTGATGGGGAAGGGGAGAGGGATGATGATTTGGAAGTGCAGATTGGGAATAAGCTGAGGAGAGATGCATTTTTGGTGTTTCGAGCACTTTGTAAGTTATCTATGAAAACTCCGCCCAAAGAAGCATTGGCGGATCCACAGTTGATGAGAGGGAAGATTGTTGCATTGGAGTTATTGAAGATTTTGTTGGAGAATGCTGGTGCTGTGTTTAGGACTAGTGACAGGTACGACCTATGCTATACCTTTATAGTGTATATATTCTTTCtggattttgcatttttttttccattaattttttgtttcacaTTTGATTTGAAGTTAATTGTCATAAACATGCTGATAAATCTTATCACGGTGCTTTGTAAAATGATAGATGCATTTACATCATTTGTAAGGTCTTGAAGTATTTCTTCTATGTAGCTATATACAACTATTACTGAATGGAAACCAGACTTGTTCTAGTGGATATAGGTGCATTCTAGTGAATTTGGTTTATTTTGCCAACAACAAAGAGATGAAGCAACAATTGTTAGATAGTATATTCATGATAAAGAGTCTTCAAGGTAGATCTCAACTTTTGTATCCATagtatattttctatatagCTAACCTGACCACTAGCGGCTGGAAAACAGATAGATTCTAGTGGGCACAGATGCATTTCAGGGCGCAGTCTTCTGTGCAGATGACCTAGAATGAAGTTACAATGATTAGTTAATATTTCCAAAAAAGAAGAGTCTTCTAGGTTTTAGATCTAAATGTATCCAGCATAAGCCTTCCTTATCCTGAAAGTTTGTTAAAATGCTGCCATTGTTATATCCAAGCTTCATAGAGAGTCCACAGGTAGAGCCATCATTAGCTCATGCAGAACAATCAGCACTGTAGCTCATTCTGGATCTGAATTGtttaaaactcttttataaGAAAGatcttaaaatagaaaattgaaCCACTGGGAGAGATAGGGTGGAAAACTTGTGGAGGTCAATTGCTTGCAAATGGTATGGTACCAGTAATAGTAGCTGCTTATGCTACTTGGGAGAATCGGTATAACTTTAGCTGTAAATGGACTTCTCCCATTTCAAGGATTCATGTACTGTTTGTGCTGTTAAGATATGGGTTAAGGATCCATTCGGTAAATTGCTTAATGGTCTTTTCATTTTCCATTGTAATAGGGTTTTGAATACATGGCCGAAAGCCCGTAGACAACTGTTGTGTGGCTATCTCAGAACTAAGTATTGTTGTTACTTATTTCAGTAGTTAATTTTAACCAGTATTTATCCCTTTCATTTCAAGGGATTAAGGAGTGTTGTTTCAGGTGTAAGAGTCTTGCTTTAGCTTGGCACTTGGAATTTCTGATGGTAGGACAAGTCCTTGAATGCCTTTTGGTTGGATGTAAGCCAGGAAAGCATAGCTACCAACTCTTTTGGGAGGCACACTGATCTCACATATTCTAGGTTAGTTGAATCTTAGTTTAGAGGGTGAGTCAACTAGTGCTATTTTCCCATCAATTGGCTTCCTTTTCCTCTCTTGGCTTCAAAGCTACCATGGTATTAGAAAGGGTCAGGtttctgatatttttatattttagcaaTCTTGTGTGGTTATCAGCATCTTAAAAATTGACTTTTGAAATGCTGGTTCTCTTGCCTATTATTTTTGCTCCGAAGTTGAAtggttttattttggtttcatttCAATCCTTTTTATATCCATAAGCGCCATTGTTATGATCTTAATGGTACTTGATGAAAAATTGAGATTTAGCTTTTATCACTTCTTCGCGCATGCAATTATGTTGCTCATGGAATGCTATTCGCATAACAAAGCCTCTCAAAGTTAAATTTGTGATACATTAAATTTCCTTGATTCTTGCTCTGAAACAGGTTCTTAGGTGCCATCAAGCAATATCTATGTCTTTCACTGTTGAAGAACAGCTCGTCAAGTCTTATGATCATTTTCCAGCTTTCTTGCTCCATTTTCATTAGTTTGGTTTCAAGGTTCAGAGCTGGACTGAAAGCAGAAATTGGAGtattttttcctatgattgttctCAGGATTCTTGAAAATATTGTTCAACCTAATTTTCAGCAGAAGATTATAGTACTTCGGTTTCTAGATAAGCTCTGTGTTGATTCCCAGATCTTGGTAgacatttttattaattatgactGTGATATCAACTCATCAAACATATTTGAGAGGTATGCTTTTTCTCCTTTCTATAGAGATCTGAGTTTGTAATACAAATGATCTATAGCATTGACAATAATATCACGTATTAAATTGGTTGATGAATTCTGATTTGTTATCTTGATCATTCAGAATGGTCAATGGACTTCTTAAAACTGCACAAGGTGCCCTGCCTGGTACTGCCACTACACTGTTGCCACCTCAGGAGGTGACCATGAAACTTGAAGCTATGAAATCCTTAGTGGCTATTCTGAAATCAATGGGAGACTGGATGAATAAACAATTGCGCATTCCCGATCCTCATTCTGCCAAGAAACCTGATGCAGCCGAAAACAGTCCTGGACCCGGAAGTCTTCCCATGACAAATGGTAACGGGGATGAGCCTGTTGAAGGATCGGATTCTCATTCCGAAACCTCAACTGAAGCATCGGATGTTTCAACTATTGAGCAACGACGGGCTTACAAGCTGGAATTTCAGGtaactgattttattttatttatatgctgACAACTGCAAATggaatctaatttaaaatttgtggCAGGAAGGTATATCTCTTTTCAATCGGAAGCCTAAGAAAGGAATTGAATTTCTAATCAATGCAAATAAAGTGGGGAATTCAGCAGAAGAGATAGCAGCCTTTCTTAAAAACACATCTGGCTTGAACAAGACACTGATTGGCGATTACCTTGGGGAAAGAGAAGATTTTTCACTGAAAGTAATGCATGCCTATGTAGATTCTTTTGACTTTCACGGCCTGGAGTTCGATGAGGCTATCAGAGTCCTTCTACAGGGCTTTAGGTTACCAGGTGAGGCACAGAAGATTGATCGAATTATGGAGAAGTTTGCTGAACGTTACTGCAAATGTAATCCAAAGGTTTTTAGTAGTGCTGACACAGCCTATGTCCTTGCTTACTCCGTGATACTGCTCAACACTGATGCTCATAATCCCATGGTGAAGAATAAGGTGTGTTCAAATTCTTTAGTTTTATTCGGTGGATATTTCAGGTAGCATGATGGATAAGTTTGTGCCCTCCTCCCTCACTTATCTctcttgcaaaaaaaataaaaaatgcagatGTCAGCTGATGACTTTATAAGAAACAACCGTGGCATTGATGATGGGAAAGATCTACCTGAGGAGTACTTGAGATCTTTGTTTGAACGAATATCAAAAAATGAGATCAAAATGAAAGAATATGATTTAGCTCTCCAACAAAAGCAGTCTTTGAATTCAAACAGAGTTTTAGGCTTGGATAGTATCCTGAACATTGTGATCCGCAAGCGGGGTGAAGAAAAGAATATGGAAACAAGTGATGATCTTATCAGGCACATGCAGGaacaatttaaagaaaaagctCGAAAATCTGAGTAAGAACCACTGCCTCTCCTGTTCTCCAAAATCCTTTTGCATCTCCATCTGAAACACTATGGTAACTGATCCCAACCTATCCAGTAATTTGGGTTCCGCACCCTATTGGGCTCTCCAATATGTGGACAGGGTGATAATCTTTTTGATCTTAATTCTATTGATAACTGTTGACTGTTTTTATCGTTAAGGTTTGATTAGTGCctcctgaaaaataaaaatcctttttGTATATTCTTTTTCCCAAGAGAAATGTAACCACGTTTATGTCATGTGATTATGCTCTTGGTGAAGTTGATATTTGTAGTTTGAAGGTTATATTTAATTCTCACAGATCAATTGTGGCCTGGCAATTTGCAGGTCAGTTTATTATGCTGCAACAGATGTGGTGATTCTTAGATTCATGATTGAGGTATGCTGGGCTCCTATGCTGGCAGCCTTCAGTGTGCCTCTTGACCAAAGCGATGATGAAGTGGTGATAGCTTTGTGTCTTGAAGGTATCCGCTATGCAATCCATGTTACTGCTGTGATGTCCATGAAGACTCATAGAGATGCTTTTGTGACTTCATTAGCAAAGTTTACATCGCTCCACTCCCCTGCTGATATCAAgcagaaaaatattgatgctaTCAAGGTTCGTGTTTGGCATAATTTCCCTTATAGATGCTCCTGCAGattactttaaataaaattagtattGTTTTGTGATCCTACTTTCTTTAGGTTGTAATTTAAGAAATCCCATTGAGATTATCATTGCCTTGTGCTACATGGGAgtatatcttttatattttaatggcTTTATGAGGCTCCCTTCAAATTTTAACATTGCAAATCTTTAGATGGGAAGTTATAGTAGGATGGTATTAGATGTGCTAgccaaagttttttttctccctcaATGGATAAATTGATATCTTTCGAAGAGGGGGGTTACAAaattgggaattttttttttggagggagATGTTTGGATATAAATAGGTTCTCTGTGTTAATGTTTCATGAACAATCTTTTGGCAGAAAATTAAATGgttaaaatgaatgaaaatgtaATATGAGAAGAGCCAATAGAAGGTTAGATGGTAGCTTTATTCAACCTTCTGCTAACTACAAATCTCTTGCAGAAAGTCTGCAAGTTGTCACAACATTTGTACACACCTATTATTTTTTGGAGCTTTAACTATCAATGATCccaatattatattcttttcttcattCCATAGCAATATGCCCATGGCTCTAATAGTGATTTGGGTTTGCATTATTTACAGGCAATAGTTACAATTGCAGATGAAGATGGGAATTATTTGCAAGAAGCTTGGGAACATATTTTGACATGTGTCTCACGCTTTGAACATTTGCATCTCCTGGGAGAGGGTGCTCCTCCAGATGCCACCTTTTTTGCTTTTCCCCAAAATAACTCAGAAAAGTCAAAACAAAGCAAGTCAACCATCCTCCCTGTTCTGAAAAAGAAGGGACCCGGGAGGATGCAACATGCAGCTGGTAGTGTGCTGAGAGGTTCATATGATAGTGCTGGTA
It encodes the following:
- the LOC118042237 gene encoding brefeldin A-inhibited guanine nucleotide-exchange protein 2, which codes for MASSEADSRLSQVVCPALEKIVKNASWRKHSKLAHECKSVLEILTSRKPQQQPPPTSPSDDSSSESSLPGPLHDGGSIEYSLAESESILSPLINACNTQFLKIVDPAVDCIQKLIAHGYLRGEADSTGGTEAKLLNKLIESVCKCYDLGDDGVELLVLKTLLSAVTSISLRIHGDCLLQIVRTCYDIYLGSKNVINQTTAKASLIQMLVIVFRRMEADSSTVPVQPIVVAELMAPVEKTDVDGSMGVFVQGFITKIMQDIDGVLNPGTPSKSSMTVAHDGAFETTTGTVESTNPADLLDSTDKDMLDAKYWEISMYKTALEGRKGELADGEGERDDDLEVQIGNKLRRDAFLVFRALCKLSMKTPPKEALADPQLMRGKIVALELLKILLENAGAVFRTSDRFLGAIKQYLCLSLLKNSSSSLMIIFQLSCSIFISLVSRFRAGLKAEIGVFFPMIVLRILENIVQPNFQQKIIVLRFLDKLCVDSQILVDIFINYDCDINSSNIFERMVNGLLKTAQGALPGTATTLLPPQEVTMKLEAMKSLVAILKSMGDWMNKQLRIPDPHSAKKPDAAENSPGPGSLPMTNGNGDEPVEGSDSHSETSTEASDVSTIEQRRAYKLEFQEGISLFNRKPKKGIEFLINANKVGNSAEEIAAFLKNTSGLNKTLIGDYLGEREDFSLKVMHAYVDSFDFHGLEFDEAIRVLLQGFRLPGEAQKIDRIMEKFAERYCKCNPKVFSSADTAYVLAYSVILLNTDAHNPMVKNKMSADDFIRNNRGIDDGKDLPEEYLRSLFERISKNEIKMKEYDLALQQKQSLNSNRVLGLDSILNIVIRKRGEEKNMETSDDLIRHMQEQFKEKARKSESVYYAATDVVILRFMIEVCWAPMLAAFSVPLDQSDDEVVIALCLEGIRYAIHVTAVMSMKTHRDAFVTSLAKFTSLHSPADIKQKNIDAIKAIVTIADEDGNYLQEAWEHILTCVSRFEHLHLLGEGAPPDATFFAFPQNNSEKSKQSKSTILPVLKKKGPGRMQHAAGSVLRGSYDSAGIGGNGAGAVTSEQMNNLVSNLNMLEQVGSSEMNRIFTRSQKLNSEAIIDFVKALCKVSVEELRSASDPRVFSLTKIVEIAHYNMTRIRLAWSSIWHVLSDFFVTIGCSENLSIAIFAMDSLRQLSMKFLDREELANYNFQNEFMKPFVIVMRKSNAVEIRELIIRCVSQMVLSRVNNVKSGWKSMFMVFTTAAYDDHKNIVLLAFEIIEKIIRDYFPYITETETTTFTDCVNCLIAFTNSRFNKDISLNAIAFLQSCATKLAEGDLGSSSRNKDKEASVKISSPSPRTGKDGKQENGEIKDKEDHLYFWFPLLAGLSELSFDPRPEIRKSALQVLFETLRNHGHLFSLLLWERVFESVLFPIFDYVRHAIDPPGGNSPEQGIDGDMGELDQDAWLYGTCTLALQLVVDLFVKFYNTVNPLLRKVLSLLVSFIRRPHQSLAGIGIAAFVRLMSNAGDMFSEEKWLEVVLSLKEAANATLPDFSYIVSGESSVIADEQNNGETAGSDMPKDESEGLVTHRLYASISDAKCRAAVQLLLIQAVMEIYSMYRSHLSAKSALVLFDALHEVASHAHSINTNTTLRSKLQEFGSMTQMQDPPLLRLENESYQICLTFLQNLMLDRPPTFVEAEVESCLVNLCEEVLQFYVVTACSGQTSETSTSGQCLWLIPLGSGKQRELAARAPLIVATLQAICSLGDSSFEKNLPHFFSLLSSLISCEHGSNEVQVALSDMLSSSVGPVLLRSC